Proteins encoded within one genomic window of Nilaparvata lugens isolate BPH chromosome 11, ASM1435652v1, whole genome shotgun sequence:
- the LOC111053317 gene encoding uncharacterized protein LOC111053317 — protein sequence MAAQSDVGRVEPQLHKEPIQSVSGCCDLDQSGESSGDHGTPIGEYRITRTDYFGVNGLCWFLS from the exons ATGGCTGCACAATCTGATGTTGGGAGAGTTGAGCCACAACTTCATAAGGAGCCCATCCAAAGTGTGAGCGGATGCTGTGATTTGGACCAATCAGGTGAAAGCAGTGGAGACCATGGAACCCCCATTGGGGAATACAGGATCACCAGAACC GATTACTTTGGAGTCAATGGACTTTGTTGGTTCCTTTCCTGA
- the LOC111063840 gene encoding zinc finger protein 19-like, translated as MARVKQENDSSQEPAPECSTACSPTDGDFSQQHYLIPGYNLIFIKEEEYVEQETEGCSVESKPEMWPSNFSTSETAKATKVGELDAHSISPVEDGTEPSLAGKKIKLYSCADCSYETRWISYLKRHMRKHTGEKPFSCDLCDYNVLNQVL; from the exons ATGGCGAGAGTTAAGCAGGAGAATGATAGCAGCCAAGAACCAGCGCCAGAGTGCAGCACTGCATGCTCTCCAACTGATGGTGATTTCAGCcaacaacattatctaatccCTGGCTATAATCTAATATTCATCAAGGAGGAAGAATATG TTGAGCAAGAGACAGAAGGATGTTCAGTGGAGAGTAAACCGGAGATGTGGCCTTCAAACTTCAGCACATCTGAAACTGCAAAGGCAACAAAAGTGGGTGAACTGGATGCACATTCAATCTCTCCAGTGGAAGACGGCACTGAGCCATCATTGGCTGGCAAAAAGATCAAGCTCTACAGCTGTGCTGACTGCAGCTATGAAACAAGATGGATCAGTTATTTAAAGAGACACATGAGAAAACACACTGGAGAAAAGCCTTTCAGTTGTGATTTATGTGACTATAATGTGCTCAATCAAGTGctttga
- the LOC120353545 gene encoding gastrula zinc finger protein XlCGF17.1-like isoform X1, with product MDKKMARAQQENDSSQEPAPECSTACSPTDDDFSQQHYLIPGYNLIFIKEEYFEQEAEECSVESEPEMWPSNCSSSETANATEVGGLNAHSISPVKKCTEPTVAGKKIKLYSCADCSYETRWISYLKKHRIKHTGKKPFKCKLCDYKCAQSSDLKRHFRTHTGETPFSCKYCDYKSAQSTHLKEHIRTHTGETPFSCKFCDYKCARSTYLKVHLRTRHTGETTSS from the exons atggataaaaag ATGGCGAGAGCTCAGCAGGAGAATGATAGCAGCCAAGAACCAGCGCCAGAGTGCAGCACTGCATGCTCTCCAACTGATGATGATTTCAGCcaacaacattatctaatccctgggtataatctaatattcatcaaagaagaatatt TTGAGCAAGAGGCAGAAGAATGTTCAGTGGAGAGTGAACCAGAGATGTGGCCTTCAAACTGCAGCTCATCTGAAACTGCTAATGCAACAGAAGTGGGTGGACTGAATGCACATTCAATCTCTCCAGTGAAAAAGTGCACTGAGCCAACTGTGGCTGGCAAAAAGATCAAGCTCTACAGCTGTGCTGACTGCAGCTATGAAACAAGATGGatcagttatttgaagaaacacaGGATTAAACACACTGGGAAAAAGCCTTTCAAATGTAAGttatgtgactataaatgtgctcaatcaagtgatttgaaaagacatttcagaacacatacaggagaaacgcCTTTCAGCTGTAAGTATTGTGACTACAAAAGTGCTCAATCAACTCATTTGAaggaacatatcagaacacatacaggagaaacacctttcagctgcaagttttgtgactataaatgtgctcgatcaaCTTATTTGAAAGTACATCTTAGAACACGTCATACAGGAGAAACAACTTCTAGCTGA
- the LOC120353545 gene encoding gastrula zinc finger protein XlCGF17.1-like isoform X2: MARAQQENDSSQEPAPECSTACSPTDDDFSQQHYLIPGYNLIFIKEEYFEQEAEECSVESEPEMWPSNCSSSETANATEVGGLNAHSISPVKKCTEPTVAGKKIKLYSCADCSYETRWISYLKKHRIKHTGKKPFKCKLCDYKCAQSSDLKRHFRTHTGETPFSCKYCDYKSAQSTHLKEHIRTHTGETPFSCKFCDYKCARSTYLKVHLRTRHTGETTSS; encoded by the exons ATGGCGAGAGCTCAGCAGGAGAATGATAGCAGCCAAGAACCAGCGCCAGAGTGCAGCACTGCATGCTCTCCAACTGATGATGATTTCAGCcaacaacattatctaatccctgggtataatctaatattcatcaaagaagaatatt TTGAGCAAGAGGCAGAAGAATGTTCAGTGGAGAGTGAACCAGAGATGTGGCCTTCAAACTGCAGCTCATCTGAAACTGCTAATGCAACAGAAGTGGGTGGACTGAATGCACATTCAATCTCTCCAGTGAAAAAGTGCACTGAGCCAACTGTGGCTGGCAAAAAGATCAAGCTCTACAGCTGTGCTGACTGCAGCTATGAAACAAGATGGatcagttatttgaagaaacacaGGATTAAACACACTGGGAAAAAGCCTTTCAAATGTAAGttatgtgactataaatgtgctcaatcaagtgatttgaaaagacatttcagaacacatacaggagaaacgcCTTTCAGCTGTAAGTATTGTGACTACAAAAGTGCTCAATCAACTCATTTGAaggaacatatcagaacacatacaggagaaacacctttcagctgcaagttttgtgactataaatgtgctcgatcaaCTTATTTGAAAGTACATCTTAGAACACGTCATACAGGAGAAACAACTTCTAGCTGA